A window of the Harmonia axyridis chromosome 5, icHarAxyr1.1, whole genome shotgun sequence genome harbors these coding sequences:
- the LOC123679713 gene encoding medium-chain acyl-CoA ligase ACSF2, mitochondrial, producing MFGPKIVRVLGTSARCYSYLHQVGPEPLQYITIGQLLEKSAKSYGDRDFIKSLHQNKKFTYAEALEECDRFAAGLLKIGLKKGDRVGLWCPSIIEWPTVKFACARAGLILVALNPSYQVPEMEYSINKVGVKCLICPDKVKKMNYYEMLNTLIPELENSEAGQLNSSRVPSLKSLITISEDNFKGSYNYHDITRCSDTSLVNSIKKNQSSISPDAPFSILFSSGTTGKPKAAVVSHFSHVNNAIVIGRRMELDQKQHKICMMVPFFHSFGINISVNSCVTYGSTIVLPTTTYDPAANLTALSNEKCTVIHGTPTMHLDLITEQRKRNEDISPEIAITGGAPVSPHQFTTMLDVLKLKSVKSIYGLTETTCMVFTSNPGDDLEKSTATVGLLGDHTEVKVVDTDGNVVPFGTPGELWVRGYMIMKEYWGEKEKTESTLDKDGWLKTGDQFVIGEDGYGRIVGRLKDMIIRGGENIFPKEIEDVLIKHPDIIEVHVIGLPHERLGEEVGACIRLKDNSEVSSKEIIEFCKGKMAHFKIPKHIKFVEQFPKTESGKVQKFLLVKQYSQ from the exons ATGTTTGGACCCAAAATAGTCAGAGTTCTTGGAACAAG CGCAAGATGCTACAGCTACCTTCATCAAGTGGGGCCGGAACCCCTTCAATATATTACAATAGGTCAGCTTCTAGAGAAGTCGGCAAAAAGTTATGGAGATCGGGACTTTATAAAATCCCTGCACCAAAACAAGAAATTCACATATGCAGAAGCCTTAGAAGAATGTGATCGTTTTGCAGCTGGGTTATTAAAGATTGGCTTGAAGAAAGGAGACAGGGTAGGACTTTGGTGTCCGAGTATTATCGAATGGCCTACAGTAAAGTTCGCTTGTGCCAGGGCCGGATTAATCCTA GTAGCTTTGAATCCTAGTTATCAAGTACCTGAAATGGAGTATTCGATAAATAAAGTGGGTGTCAAATGCCTTATATGTCCGGACAAAGTCAAGAAAATGAACTATTACGAAATGCTCAACACCTTGATTCCTGAACTTGAAAACAGTGAGGCTGGTCAGTTGAATTCCAGTAGAGTACCATCATTGAAAAGTTTGATAACTATTTCAGAAGATAATTTCAA aGGAAGCTATAATTACCATGACATCACCCGCTGTTCAGATACAAGTCTAGTCaatagtataaaaaaaaatcagagctCAATATCCCCTGATGCTCCCTTTTCGATTTTATTCAGTTCC GGCACAACTGGAAAACCAAAGGCAGCTGTAGTTTCGCATTTTTCACATGTGAATAACGCTATAGTTATTGGGAGAAGAATGGAACTGGACCAAAAACAGCATAAAATATGCATGATGGTTCCCTTCTTCCATTCGTTCGGCATCAATATCAGTGTGAATTCTTGCGTAACTTATGGCTCTACAATAGTTTTGCCTACAACCACCTACGACCCTGCAGCCAATCTGACAGCTCTCAGTAATGAAAA GTGCACTGTTATCCATGGAACCCCCACAATGCACTTGGATCTCATTACCGAGCAAAGAAAGAGGAATGAAGACATCTCACCGGAAATAGCGATCACTGGTGGGGCTCCAGTTTCACCTCATCAATTCACCACCATGTTGGACGTGCTGAAGTTAAAGTCAGTTAAG AGCATTTATGGATTGACCGAAACAACATGTATGGTCTTCACATCCAATCCAGGAGACGATTTGGAGAAATCCACAGCTACAGTTGGTTTGCTTGGTGACCACACTGAAGTTAAGGTTGTGGACACCGATGGAAATGTGGTACCATTTGGAACACCTGGAGAGCTGTGGGTCAGAGGCTACATGATAATGAAAGAATATTGGGGTGAGAAGGAGAAAACAGAGTCCACACTGGATAAGGATGGTTGGCTGAAGACGGG tgatCAGTTCGTTATTGGAGAAGACGGCTATGGGAGAATAGTAGGAAGACTCAAAGATATGATTATTAGAGGAGGCGAAAACATATTCCCTAAAGAAATTGAGGATGTCCTGATCAAACATCCGGATATCATAGAAGTCCAT GTGATAGGTTTGCCACATGAAAGGCTAGGAGAAGAAGTGGGTGCATGCATAAGGCTGAAAGACAACTCCGAAGTATCTTCCAAAGAAATAATAGAATTCTGCAAAGGCAAAATGGCGCATTTTAAAATACCGAAACACATAAAATTCGTTGAACAATTCCCCAAGACTGAATCTGGCaaagttcaaaaatttttattagttAAACAGTATTcccaatga